tcatttccaaagtcactTAGGTCAtcacccttctccccacccccttcagtgaggttgttttatacatttgtaaAATAATTAGGCTTCCTTTTCATAGTGTGCTGTCCTTCCTGGGATTCATGACCTTCTAAATGATGGAGGAAAAAATtgcatacattaaggttcacACTTTGTGCTGCAAAGCTCTGTGGGCTTTAACAAATGTGTAATGCCATGGTATCCACCATCAtagcatcatacagaatagttttactgcCTGAAAAATCCTCTGTTCTTCACCTATTTCTCCTCCCCAACTCTCcccaaacctctggcaaccatcgTTTATTTTACTGTctcaatagttttgccttttcagaGTTTCATATAATTGGAAGCATACAGAATGTaggcttttcagattggtttctttcacttagcagtatgcatctaagattcttccatgtctttCCGTGGCTTGGTAACTCATTTATTTCTATCACTGAATAAGATTCCActgtatagatgtaccacagtcacctactgaaggacatcttgcctTCCTGttgttggtaattatgaataacactgctataaatattcacatgCAGGATTTGTGTGGATTTAAGTTTTCACATCAaatgggtaaatacttaggagttcAATTAACTTCCAAAGTGGctctgccattttgcattcccaccagcaatgaatgatagTTCCTgtctctccacattcttgccagcatttAATATTGTCATTTGGAGGGCAGGGAATTTTACCCATTCTAAAAGATTTGTAgtaagtaatatctcattgtttgAATTTGCAATCCCCTAATGACAAATGGCGTTGAATGTCTTGTCATATGTTTAGttgccatccgtatatcttctttagtggggtgtctgttcagatcttttgcccattctcaattgttttctttctttacctattgagttttaagagttctttttatactttgaatacaagtcctttatcagacatgtggtttgcaaatattttcttccagcctGATTTGTCTTTTGACTCTTTCGACAGCATCTTTAGCAGagcacaatttttaattttattaaagtctATTTAGccacattttatcatttttctatttctggttCATGCTTCTAGTGTTGTATTTAAAACCTCATTGGCAAACCCAAGGCCATCTAGACTTTCTCCTTAAATTTAACTTAATCTAATTTAATCTGGTTCTTATTACCCCAAAAAACATACAAATTACTACTGATATTATGAGTCTGTCAGAAATAGTTTGCTTAGATATTTTAAGTGGAAAAACTAAGTTTACATAATGTTCAACAATACCTGAAGCCCATAGGAGCATATTGTTTTAGAAGACATCAGTtaatatcatttaatttaattgcatacatacattttacattttcatgccTTTAAACCATTTGTGAAAACAATACCACCATCAACAAAACTTGACTAAAGAATCAACTTGGGAAATTTAGTAACTTTAAATTAGGCTTTCCCTAAGAAAATAAACTAGTCTTTTGTAAATTATACTATAATGCtaacaatatttttcacatttaccCAATCAGAAAGAATACACAAAGTCTTAAATAATTGTCATTATTGCTTTGGACTGACAATCGTTGTCTGCATTTTCACCTACCCTTTATTAGCCTAATATTACTTCACATTCGCTTACTCTTTGTCTTATAACTTAACAACCAAGGTCATTAAGATAATTCACAGCTAAActgttcttttgttctttcagcAAATGTCTCAAGCTTTCATAACAGTCCAGAATACTTAAAGCAAGAAgaggtttttttccttaaaattcttGAATTCTCTTACTTTAAATTTATgtgtgcattttattattttctataagCTAATCAAAACAGTTTTTCTACATGTAAGAGACTTCACAATCTAACGATTAGTTTTCTTTGGAAAGAGGTAGATGAAAATGGCCATGAATTCCCTGTGACTCAATTTTCTCTTGAGAATAAGTCGTAAAATGTTCTTTAGCTTCCATCTGCACCTCCTGAAATGCTTCCTCTTAAGCCGTCCTTTCTTTGTGCCGTCTCTTGTAGTTAGTTGtgtctttttgtttgctggtttctTTTCTGTTTACCTCTTGACACCTTAATGAGATGGTTCACACGGCCAGGGGGCAGTGGGGGTTCGCAGACAAAGCAACCAACACTGATGGACCTGGAGCTCTGCAGCCCGTGGCACTAGGCGAGCTCTCATCATTCCCACGCAAAGCCCTTTAGGAAGAATGGGGAATCCAGTCCTCACCGTCCATCAGCCATGGCTCCTCAGACTGACCGCCGCATCCTTCAGAACACCAGCAAGGCCAAAGGCTGGCGGAAAATGCCTTCTCCAGCTCATCGCTGAGGCATTACCACAGGTGGCTTCCAACTGCTTCTCCAAACCCAGCGGTCTCACGTGAAGCAAGGGAGGAAATTCagacagcaataaaaaaagacaggaaaacaaGCTTCTCCACACAGAGTTCCACCTTCCCACATCCCTGATGCGAGGAAAGCAAAGCTTGCAAACGCTGATGGCACCTGGGGGTTTGGAGCGTTGCCTCCCCCAGGACCTGCACAACGTGGGTGGCTCGTTCATCTGGGTGGCGGCAGAGACAGTTTGTTCCTGAAGGAGCAGAGCCCCGTGGGGCCCAGCCACCTCCGCAGGCCCTGCAAGAAGGCCCCGTGGTCCCACTCGGCCAGAAGCATGTGGGCTGCCAGAAAGGGGACATGGTGCCCAACCATCTGGACCAAGGCCTCTAGCTGGTCCACTTGGGCATAGATGCCCCGCATTTCCATCACTTTGGCCTTAGGGAGTGGGGTGTTTTCCTCCAAGATGTGGAAAGTGTTGCTCCTGATCATATCAGGCGGGCTGCAAACTCTCCCACGCTGAGGCGCACGCGCTCTAggttctcctccccctccttcgcAGGGTCCAGGGTTCAGAGGGTCCGGAAGAACGGAGTTTGCGCAGGCTGCTGCCCCAGCACCGGTTCTGGGCCACGCCTCCTGGGCCTCCAAGCCCCGCCCCGGTCGGTTGCATACTGGCCCTGGCATGTAATAAGTGAGACTACACTCAGACCACAGTGTTGTGAGAAATTCAAGGTTTACAGGGCAGAAGTCAAATCTAAGAGGCCATCAGTAAAATGCAGTTTAGGATAAATTCCTGATCCAAGGTGTGTCTGTAATACCTTTTCTTAAGATCCCTGAAAGATTTAAGGCAGAGCCTCTTAGACTATGGCAGTTAGATGGAAAGGTCTGTGAGAATCTTAATTGCATGCCCCCAGACTCTATTAGCCAGATGAAGGGTCTTCTAAGATTCTTAAGTGTTTGCCTCCTTGACTTTTTGGGTAGACAAAAGATcttctattcacaatagccaagacttggaagcaacataagtgcccatcaagggacgaatggataaagaagatgtggtatatatacacaatggaatactattcagccataagaaacgatgaaatccagccatttgtgacaacatgaatggacattgagggtataatgcaaagtgaaataagtcagagggagaaggtcaaataccgtatgatttccttcattaagtagtagataataacaacaataaacaaacacatagggacagagattggattggtggttaccagaggggaaggggggagggaggagggtgaaaggggtaattcggcacgtgtgtgtggtgatgggttgtaattagtattttggtggtgaacatgatgtaatctatgcagaaatagaagtataatgatgtacacctgaaatttttagattgttataaaccaatgttactgcaataaacaaaaaattaaaaaaaataaaataaaataaataaataaaagacttaaAGATATTGTCCCATAGCACCTTCACTCCTAGAATAGAGAAGGATCTGTCTCAAAGAGATTAATGGCAGTGGCTTTCATCTAGGAGAGTGAATACCAATAAGATCCCTGGGGAACTCACAATCGTGTTAAGCGTGTTGTGGAACAGACAGTCTCAGACTTACGGTGGTTAGACTTACGATTTTTCCACTTTATGATGCTGTGAAAGCAATATGCGTTCCGCAGAAACCATACTTGGAATTTGGAATTTTGATCTCTTCCCTAGCTAGCAGTATGTAGTATGTATGATACTCGCTGATACTCTGATGCTGAGCAGTGAGCCACAGCTCCCAATGAGTCACAAAATCAAGAGAGTAAACAGCCAaaacaaccattctgtacccatacaaccattctatttttcactttcagtacagcattcaataaattatgtgaaatattcaacactttattataaaacaggctttgtgttagatgattttgcacAACTGTAGGctgatgtaagtgttctgagcacatttaaagtAGGTttggctaagctatgatgtttggaaGTTTAGGTATACTAAATGCATTTTCAATTTATGGTATTTTCAATATACAATGGATTTATTGGGATGTAATCCCATTGTAAATCAAGTAAAATTTGTAGTAGAAACACTATCTGTCAACTTAGAATGAAAAGGTTAGAGATagttcaaaatgaaaagaagctTCTGGGCCCTTCTAGAAACAACAAACATGCTGGAAAGCTACTCAACTACAAAAACAGGCCATTTCTTATCAAAAAAAAGGGTGAGTCACAGCGGAGAATAACCTGGCCCAAGGATCTGCACGTGAGGAACTCCACTTGTGGCAGTGCATCCACATCTAGACTTACGACGATGAACTCCTGGATCTCAAGCCTGACCCTGATGCTGTAATTCATGAATGAATCCACACCTAAAGAACTTCACCTGAGGCTCTCACAATCAACGTCTGGAGGTAATTAAGATGATGAGCCCCTGGACGTCAAGGCTGACCCTAATGCTGTAATGCATTTAAGGGCCTTGAGAGGAGATGAGTCTCTGTTCTATGTGTGAGGAATATCCATAATTTTAGGTGGACTGTGGTTGATTAAATTTGACCACAATTGATTGCAACACCCTCATTGGGAGGTGGAATCTGTTTCACCTcatcttgaatctgggctgggccTGTGagttgctttgaccaacagaatgtggTGGGAGAGATACTGTGTGACTACCAAGTCTAGGTCATAAGAAGCCTTTCATCATCCACTGGGCCTCGTGGAACATTTGCTCTTGAGATGTTCCCTGTCAGAACTCAACTGCCAAACTATGAAGGGCCCAAGCCAAGTGGATATGCCAAGTATAATTGCTCCTGCCAACAACTCCAGCTGAACTTCCATATGATAGGAAGAGTCAACTGCCAGGCATGTGAGTGAACAATCCAGTGGAGCCTTCAGTTGTCTGCAGACCCAGCCGCCATCTGACTGCAATCACCTCAAGTACCTCAAATGAGAACCACCCACCAAATCTAGTGGACACAGAGATccaacagaaataataatagccaCAAAGTTTTAGCCACAAAGTCATGGACTGGTTTGGTAAGTAGCAATAGataagcaaaacaacaggcaaagTTTAGTAACctgttcagaaaatattttatattaacacAATGGAAGAATCTTGGAATCAAAAGCAAGTTGTAGAAATCTGAAGTTTATAAGTAAATTTCTCCATGTTTTATCGTGTTGTTTTCTTTAGTAATTTTGTCCACTTAGATAGTAGGTCAAGCTAAAGGTTCAAATTTAAGATTTATTAACATCTTGTTTTCAGCACATAAAGTATTTTCTCACATATGAACTTGGcttatttatgtatttctataggggttttctattttcttttgcgATAAGAGGGAAGAATTGTTGTGTACTCTGAGTGGTTCAGATGTCTCAAGAGATGATAAAGCTCTGCAGACCAGAAGCAATCAATCCTGTATCATTTATATTCTCATTCCAAAACACTCAGGCTGATCCATACAATTATTCTTTTAACCAGATAAAGTTCTTACATAAGAGTCAGAGCTCTGCTTTTTCTaagttgcaatttttaaaaaattgcatctTTTTCTTTCCGGTAAtaatagatattatttttttctaattatagaaATTATACTATTTTTAATTAGTCTAGAAATTAGACTAATTTCTAATAGTCTAGAAAGTCAATAGACATGCTCAAAGGGTAGACAATTTATTAAAAGCTTTGACCAATTAATAAGTGCAAGTTtcccaaaaaaagaaagtgaaaaaaataagaaaaagaataagcaaGCTACAGACACAGAAAGAGCTATAAATCTAAGCAGATCATTGTAAAAAAGAGGCAAATTACCTTCCTTTCTTGAGAAGAGCaaaacctttatttctttttcccatttaagcaaatacacacacacacattggtaGCCTCAGTGTTACAATTTCAGCCATGGGTCAACTAAATATAGAACACAAATTGTTGTTTCTCAGTAAAATTGACTGACTGGTTACATCAGTTCCAGAACAGAAGGTCATAGTGACACAGACAATCTCAAAGGCATACTCATCCTGATATTTCCTAATCTAGTGGCTGCTCTTTATTCTAGTGGACAtaaattgttttttctctttttttcttcttctgacttATTTGAGCTCATAGTGGCACTCAAGAAAACGAATAATGCAAGATTTTATCGACAATTGGCAGCCAACCAGGCAGCAATGCAGGCAGTGACAGAAGCTTTGCTTTGAACATGACTAGACTATAATTTTGTGACATGAAACAGAAGCAGGTGACACAAAGGCCAAGAGAAATCAGAGTTCTCcacatattaaagaaaaagcaaaaaaacctcAGACATAAAGAGTAAAGATGGTTTGGACCGTATAATCAAAACCACCAAAACCAAAAGTGGGGATAAAAATGGCGGCCAAATAAAAGCCAACCCAGATTTGGAACCAGAAACAGTCATGAGAAAGAACTAAAGACAATCCAGAGAGAGAATCAGTGAGAGACAAAGCACCTGCTTCAGAAACGGAACCTGAATCAGGAACAGAGTGGAAGCTCTTGAGTAGAAAGACAAAATCTACCCTGCAGACTGAAGACTGAGCAGCCGGGCGCAGGAGGCCCAGGGGTGTTGCCCTCATCAGCAGTGCAATATCATCAGGGCTGGTTACTGGATCCACTGGGGCATCTCAGTGAGAACGGCATCTGTGAAATAAAGACTAGAAAAGGaatgattaaggaaaaaaaatactttcaaatttttTGCAACAAATGCAGACTTGAGAAGAATCTTTTTATCACCAAGTTTAAAAAATGCAATAGGCGCTTTAAATAAACGAGTTTACTAAGGTTACAGACAGTCTGTTCACAGTGGAGAAATAGTTACTGctttataaaattatatctgGCAATGAGTGTCACAGTTTTAGAAAAATCAGGAATGAAGTTGTTTCCTTTCATGAACATGTAGAAAATGACTCAGCATTTCATCTGTTTGGTTATCCTGATTTGGATAtgtcaaaatgaaatgaaaatatctttttgttttcttactctCTGATTATAGTACATAATGAAAATAGATCAAGTGATGGTAGAGCATATGTCAGTTGCTTTCCCAACATCCTTCACTCTTATTTCTAACTCACGTCACTCGGTCAGAGTTGCTGGACTTCCAATGTTAACATAAGATGTGCCCAAATCAGCAATTTCAAGCCAATCCTTGTGTCTTTGTGTTGAGCTCAGTAACCAGGTCAGACCTTTCTTCCATATTGTTGAGTTCTTGTTGGGATCATTCATGTTCATTtttgtctttgctccccatgaaCCTTATGCAGGGCCACCCTTAACTTTCCAACAAGAGGCATTGGGTGTCTGGTTTTGATCACTTCTTTCAAAGTAAGTCTCTTGGCTTCTTATGCAAAATTTTCTATCCTCTTCCCTTGGGGTATC
This genomic interval from Diceros bicornis minor isolate mBicDic1 chromosome 39, mDicBic1.mat.cur, whole genome shotgun sequence contains the following:
- the LOC131399771 gene encoding breast carcinoma-amplified sequence 4-like translates to MPGPVCNRPGRGLEAQEAWPRTGAGAAACANSVLPDPLNPGPCEGGGGEPRARAPQRGRVCSPPDMIRSNTFHILEENTPLPKAKVMEMRGIYAQVDQLEALVQMVGHHVPFLAAHMLLAEWDHGAFLQGLRRWLGPTGLCSFRNKLSLPPPR